DNA sequence from the Methylacidiphilum kamchatkense Kam1 genome:
TCCTTCAAGATGCGGTGTGGATATTGCGGTAGATACAGTCAAGCGGTTGGTAGAAAAAAATAAGAATATTGTGGGCATAAAAGAAGCTGGAGGGAATGTAGATAGGGTAAGTCAGTTGGTACAAGAACTTGCTGGGGATTTTTCTATTCTTAGTGGAGATGATGCTCTGACTTTACCGTTCCTGAGTGTTGGGGCAGTTGGAGTAATTAGCGTGGCTTCTAATCTTTTTCCTAAGCCGGTGGCTGCACTCGTTCGATTGTTTTTAGAAGGAAAACCATTTGAAGCCCGTCAACTCCATCAGACTCTCTATCCGTTATTTAGGGATTTGATGATTGAAACCAATCCTGTGCCTGTAAAAACAGCCCTGGCAATGGAAGGCCTAACGGATCTGGAATTCAGGCTTCCACTGGCTCCCCTTCAACCTCAAAATCTTGAGAAATTAAAAACAACTTTATTGCGCACAAAAGAAAAACTAGCAAAAGTAGAACATTTATGGGCCTGAGGAGAAGATGAACCAACAAGGAAGGATAACAAAGATTCTTTTGACAGGGGCACATGGGAAAATGGGACAGACCGTAGTTCAAGCTGCCGCGTTAGATCCAGAAGTAAAAATAGTAGGATTGATCGATAAGGAAGACCGGCTAGAAGAAGCTTTGATGACAGCTGCTGATTGTATCATTGATTTTTCGGTACATCATTTTAGCCGGGAACTAGTGGGAGCCGCTCTTAGCCATTCTCTTCCCTTGGTTATTGGTACGACTGGCCATACTCCTGAGGAGCTCGAAAGAATAAAAGAAGCTGCTCAAAAAATCCCTATTGTTATGTCTCCTAATTTTTCGTTGGGAGTGAATCTTCTGGAATTGATGGTGCACACCGCTACTGTTGTGTTGGGTAAAAGCTATGATAAAGCCATTATTGATATTCATCACAATACCAAGCTCGATGCTCCCAGCGGAACAGCAAAAAGGCTTTTTGATGTCTTGATGGCCGCAGAAAAAATGAACGAAGAACCTTCTAAAAATTTAGCCTCGAAAGAAAAGTTACCACCAAAACTACCTCAAATCCATTCCATACGGGCTGGGACGGTGGTGGGAGTCCATACCGTTTTGTATTGTGGTCCTGGAGAGGTCGTGGAATTAACCCATAGAGCAGAAAACCGTTTCCCTTTTGCGCACGGTTCACTCAAGGCGGCTAAGTGGATAGTCGGTAAACCTCCTGCCATTTATTCTATGAGAGATGTGCTGGGATTGGGTCCATTACAGTAGTCAAATCTTAGATTACTAGCGAGAAGGGACCGATATGGGCTTGAATTCAAGAAAATATTGATAGGGTAAAAAACGGAACTCTTTGTCAAGACGAAAGCCTGCATCCTGGAAGTCTTTAATGACCGCTTGAGCTGATAGTTTTATATGTCTTTTGAATCTTGCAGTGGCTGGGAAAAGACGTGGAGCATTAGGCTTGATGTCTATGACTACTATCTTTCCATTTTTTTTGAGTGCCGTAGCTAAGGCTTTGAGATAGCTGGGATTGTGAATATGATGATAGCTATTACAGAAAAAAATCAAATCCGCACGCTGCTTTTCAAGCCCAGGATTGTTTGTGGGCGATTTTCGGACTATAAGATTGTTTAATCCTTCCTTTTTTGCCCGTTTCTTTAAAAATCTCACCATCGATAATTCTCTATCCAAAGCTATGACTTTGCCTTGAGGACCAACAACGCGGGCAAATTTTACAGCAAAATATCCAGTGCCAGCTCCAATATCC
Encoded proteins:
- the dapB gene encoding 4-hydroxy-tetrahydrodipicolinate reductase; translated protein: MNQQGRITKILLTGAHGKMGQTVVQAAALDPEVKIVGLIDKEDRLEEALMTAADCIIDFSVHHFSRELVGAALSHSLPLVIGTTGHTPEELERIKEAAQKIPIVMSPNFSLGVNLLELMVHTATVVLGKSYDKAIIDIHHNTKLDAPSGTAKRLFDVLMAAEKMNEEPSKNLASKEKLPPKLPQIHSIRAGTVVGVHTVLYCGPGEVVELTHRAENRFPFAHGSLKAAKWIVGKPPAIYSMRDVLGLGPLQ
- a CDS encoding class I SAM-dependent methyltransferase, with protein sequence MNSLFLRSSCVLLCFLFFGFLKSGYATTSNREQEEYRFKEPALWAEQFDAPSRDKWQKPQTVIQALQLKPGQTVVDIGAGTGYFAVKFARVVGPQGKVIALDRELSMVRFLKKRAKKEGLNNLIVRKSPTNNPGLEKQRADLIFFCNSYHHIHNPSYLKALATALKKNGKIVVIDIKPNAPRLFPATARFKRHIKLSAQAVIKDFQDAGFRLDKEFRFLPYQYFLEFKPISVPSR
- the dapA gene encoding 4-hydroxy-tetrahydrodipicolinate synthase translates to MKIQGTYTAIITPFQNGQIDRKALERLLEYQIENRIDGIVPVGTTGESPTLSYEEHIEMIRLSAEIVEKRLKIFAGTGSNSTAEAIHLTKEAEKIGVDGVLLVSPYYNRPSQEGLFRHFSAIATSTSLPILLYNIPSRCGVDIAVDTVKRLVEKNKNIVGIKEAGGNVDRVSQLVQELAGDFSILSGDDALTLPFLSVGAVGVISVASNLFPKPVAALVRLFLEGKPFEARQLHQTLYPLFRDLMIETNPVPVKTALAMEGLTDLEFRLPLAPLQPQNLEKLKTTLLRTKEKLAKVEHLWA